From the genome of Tsukamurella pulmonis:
GATCGTTCTTGATCGTCTCGAGGATCATGCCCGTCATCTCGGGCTTGTTCTCCTCGAGCGCCGCGGCGATGTTCTTGGTGTAGTGGCCCGCCTTGAGCACGGCGGCGACCTCGTCGAGTACGGCGATCGTGATCGGCCGCTTGACCGCGTCGACGACGGTGTCGGTGGCGCGGTTGACCACGGCAGCGGTGATCCGGTCGCCGTAGAGCCGGTCGATGGCACGGGCGAGGCGGGCGAGGGCGACGGCGATCCGGATGAGGCGGAACAGTCGCGGCGCCGGGCTCGGGACGATGATGGCCGGGACCATGCCGAGCAGCTCGTACCAGTTCACCAGAAGGAACCGCCGGTGCCAGCCCACCTGCCGCCAGCGGTAGAGGAACTCCACGGCGAACACGACGCAGATCACCGCGTCGGCGATGAGCACGGTGGTACGGGTGGTCTCGGAGACGTCGAAGAAGGTGATCCACACGATCAGCCCGACGGAGACGAAGGCCAGTACGACCATCGCCCAATCGGTCCACAGGACGGGCGGTTTGCGCGGGTACGGCGCGAGCTGGGCATCGGTCGTGGGAGTCATCGCACCCGACATTACTGAGCCGCCGACGTCGCGGTGGGCGGTCCGTGCGGACCGCCCACCGGAGCGGGTCAGGGCTTGGGCTTCACGAGGCGCTGCACGTCGTCGATGATGCGGCCGGCGCCGAGCACCCCGATCCCGACCATCCAGGTCTCGTCCTCGACCGCGAACGCGCGACCGGCGGCCACGGCGGGGAGCGCTCCCCATCGGCCGGTCACCGTCTTCGCCGTCGCGGCGGCGTTGGCGCCCTCGGTGTAGAACACGGTGTCGCCGTCGATCTCGGCGAAGTTCTCCAGCGAGGTCTCGATCATCGAGTACTGGCCCCACGCCTTCTGCGGCAGGCTGAATCCCATCGAGGCGATGACGCTGCCGGAGAAGGTCTCGGGCCCGTAGAGGCGGAAGCCGTTGGCGCGGAACCGCACGATCGAGAGGGTGGTGCCGGGGGCGCCCACCTGCTTGCCGACCGCGGTGGCGCGGGCGTCGAGCTCGGCGAGCTTGGTGTCCATCTCCGCGGTGCGGTTGACCGCCGACGCGGTGATGTTCGCCTGCTCCTTCCAATTGGTGCCCGTGTCCACGGAGAAGACGGTCGGCGCGATGCCCGAGAGCTGCGCGTACATCTTCTCGTGGCGCACCTTCGAGCCGATGATGAGGTCGGGGCGCAGTGCGGCGATCTCCTCGATGGTGGGGGAGGTGGTCGATCCGACGGAGACCGTGCCGCTCAGCTTGTCGCGCAGGTACCCCGGGAAGCCGTCGTTCGCCGAGGAGACCGTGGCGCCGACGGGCGTGATCCCGAGCGCCACCAGGGCGTCCAGGTGCGGCGAGTCGATCACCACGACCCGCTTGGGGTCGACGGGGACCGAGGTCTCGCCCATCGCGTGCCGGACGACACGGGTGTCCGACGGGCCGGCCTCGGAGTCGCCGGATCCGCACGCGGCGAGCGTGGCGGCGGTCGCCACGGCGAGCGTGACGGCGAGGAATCGACGGCGGTTCGGGCGCGATGCGATGGTCATGGCGGTAGACGCTAGCAGGTGCAGTTAGGGTTACCTTGCCTAATGATCGCGGCGCCCGCCCGGCGCGCCCGGCGACCGCCCGGGGCCGGTAGCGTGGAGGGGTGGCGAATCTCTGGGCGATCAGTGACCTGCACGTGGGTCATCGGGGGAACGAGGGGATCGTCGATCTCATCCGACCCGCCGCCCCCGACGACTGGCTCATCCTCGCCGGTGATCTGTGTGAGCGGACCGACCAGCTCGACGAGGTGCTCTCCGCCCTCGCGCCGCGGTTCGCGACGGTGATCTGGGTGCCGGGCAACCACGAGCTCTACACCACCTCCAAGGACCCCATGCAGGTCTTCGGTGAGACCCGCTACGACCACCTGGTCGAGATCTGCCGGCACCACGGCGTGCTCACGCCCGAGGACCCGTTCCCGGTCTTCGAGGACGCGCAGGCGGGGCCCGTCACGATCGTCCCGATGTTCCTGCTCTACGACTACAGCTTCCGCGACGAGGGACTGACCGCGCTGCAGGCCCTCGCGCGCGCGAAGGAGAAGAGCGTCGTCGCCACCGACGAGTTCCTGCTCTCCCCGGAGCCGTACGCCACGCGCGACGCCTGGTGCCGCGCCCGCCTCGAGTACACGCGTCGCCGGCTCGCGGCGCTGCCGGCGGGCACGCGCACCGTGTTGGTCAACCACTGGCCGTTGCGGCGCGAACCGACCGACGTGCTGTTCTACCCGGATTTCGCTCTCTGGTGCGGAACGACGGAGACCCGTGACTGGCACGTGCGGTACAACGCCGAGGCCGCGGTGTACGGCCACCTGCACATCCCACGCACCACCTGGTACGACGGCGTGCGCTTCGAGGAGGTCTCGGTCGGCTATCCGCGGGAGTGGAACAAGCGCGGCCTGCCCGATCCGCTTCTGCGGCGGATCCTGCCCGCGCCGGAGTACACCCCGGAGTCGCTCGGGCACTACGGCGTGCACTTCGAGGTGGACCCCGAGTACCGGGACGATCCGGAGAAGTTCGCCGCCGAGCGGGCCGCGGCCCAGGAACGGCTGAGCGACCGTCGCACCGCCGCACGGGAACGCATCGCCGAGCGCCGGGCGGCGCGGGCGAAGGAGGGGGAGCAGTGATCCTGCAGTCCATGCTGCCGCGCGGCGTCATCGCCCGCGAGGCCCACGGCGACGTCGAGGCGCCGCTGCACCCGCGCGAGGCCGCGCAGATCGCCAAGGCCGTGCCCAAGCGGCAGGCCGAGTACGCGACGGTGCGTCATCTGGCCCGGGAGGCGCTGGGCGAGTTGGGCATCGGCGACGCCGTGCTCGTCAAGGGCGAGGGCGGCGGCGTGGACTGGCCCCGCAACGTGGTCGGTGCGCTGACCCACTGCGACGGCTACCGCGGGGCCGTCGTCGGCTACCGGATGGGTGTGCGCACCGTCGGGATCGACGCGGAGCCGCACCTCGCGCTGCCCGACAAGGTGCTGCCCACCGTCTCCGTCGAGTCCGAGCGCGAGGTGCTCGCCTCGCGCCCCGACGACGGACTGCACTGGGACCGGCTGCTGTTCTGCGCCAAGGAGGCCACCTACAAGGCGTGGAACCCGATCACGGGCCGCTGGTTGGGCTTCGAGGACGCCGAGATCACCTTCGAGGTCACCGACCGCACCGACGACGCCGCCGAGGGACTCTTCCACTCGCGGATCCTCATCGACGGGCGGGCGACCGACGGCGGCGCCCCCGTCGCGTCCTTCGACGGCCGGTGGCGGATCACCGACGGCCTCATCGTCACCTCGATCGCGGTGGTCTGAGATGACCTCGGCGAGAGGATTCCTCGAACCCGACGGCGCCGGCCTGGTCATCGTCGACAAACCGGCGGGCTTGACCAGCCACGACGTCGTCGCGCGCTGCCGGCGCGCGATGGGCACCCGCAAGGTGGGCCACGCGGGCACTCTCGATCCCATGGCGACCGGTGTGCTGGTCATCGGTATCGAGCGCGCGACCAAGCTGCTCGGCCACCTCGCCCTGACCACCAAGGCCTACTCCGCCACCGTGCGGCTGGGGGCGTCCACGTCGACCGACGACGCCGAGGGCGAGATCACCGGCGGCGCTTCGGCCGCCGCGGTCACGGAGCAGGACGTGCGCACCGCGATGACGCCGCTCACCGGGGCGATCGAACAGGTCCCGTCCACCGTCAGTGCCATCAAGGTCGACGGTAAGCGCGCCCACCAGTTGGTGCGCGAGGGTGCGGAGGTACAGCTCAAGTCCCGCCCGGTCACCGTCGACGAGTTCGCGGCGCACGCGTTCCGGCGCGACGGCGAGTACCTCGACGTCGACGTGAGCGTCGAGTGCTCGTCGGGCACCTACGTGCGGGCGCTGGCCCGCGATCTGGGCGCCGCGCTCGGCGTGGGCGGACACCTCACCGCGCTGCGGCGCACCCGTGTCGGCCCGTACGGACTCGACCACGCGATCACCCTCGACGACCTCTTCGAGACGCCGCGCCTGTCCTACGGGATCGACGAGGCGATCGCCGCGGGCTTCGCCACGCGGACGATCACCGACGAGCAGGCCGTGGATCTGGCACTCGGCCGGTGGCTCGATCCCGTCGGCATGCCGGGCGTCTACGCCGCCGTCACCGCGGACGGGCGGGCCTTCGCGCTGCTGCAGGAGAGCGGCAAGCGCGCGAGCTCGGTGTTCGTGGTCCGCCCCTCGGCGTGACGGGGCGTCACTGCTCCCGGTAGCGGGTGAACATCTCGCGAGGCGAGTCGGCGTCGCCGATCGTCGGCAGGGTCTGTCCCTCGGAGACGAAGTCGATCCCGATGAGCGGGTCGCGTGCGCCCGCGTGCCGATCGGCCAGCGCCACCGTCAGTCGCCTGGTGTTCTGGCGCTCCGCCAGGACGCGGCAGGCCGCGACGGTGGCCGCGGTCGCGATCTCCTTGGGTGCGTCCGGACGCAGCCACTCGATGAGCTCCGTCGTCGAAGTGCCCGGGTCGACCGTGATCTGCACCTGACCGATCCGCGTGCCGTCGGCGGTCACCGTGTAGCGCTGGTCGGGCCCGGGGACGAACGCGATGGCGTGACCGTCCTCGGTCGTGGCC
Proteins encoded in this window:
- a CDS encoding 4'-phosphopantetheinyl transferase family protein, with amino-acid sequence MLQSMLPRGVIAREAHGDVEAPLHPREAAQIAKAVPKRQAEYATVRHLAREALGELGIGDAVLVKGEGGGVDWPRNVVGALTHCDGYRGAVVGYRMGVRTVGIDAEPHLALPDKVLPTVSVESEREVLASRPDDGLHWDRLLFCAKEATYKAWNPITGRWLGFEDAEITFEVTDRTDDAAEGLFHSRILIDGRATDGGAPVASFDGRWRITDGLIVTSIAVV
- a CDS encoding metallophosphoesterase family protein translates to MANLWAISDLHVGHRGNEGIVDLIRPAAPDDWLILAGDLCERTDQLDEVLSALAPRFATVIWVPGNHELYTTSKDPMQVFGETRYDHLVEICRHHGVLTPEDPFPVFEDAQAGPVTIVPMFLLYDYSFRDEGLTALQALARAKEKSVVATDEFLLSPEPYATRDAWCRARLEYTRRRLAALPAGTRTVLVNHWPLRREPTDVLFYPDFALWCGTTETRDWHVRYNAEAAVYGHLHIPRTTWYDGVRFEEVSVGYPREWNKRGLPDPLLRRILPAPEYTPESLGHYGVHFEVDPEYRDDPEKFAAERAAAQERLSDRRTAARERIAERRAARAKEGEQ
- the truB gene encoding tRNA pseudouridine(55) synthase TruB; amino-acid sequence: MTSARGFLEPDGAGLVIVDKPAGLTSHDVVARCRRAMGTRKVGHAGTLDPMATGVLVIGIERATKLLGHLALTTKAYSATVRLGASTSTDDAEGEITGGASAAAVTEQDVRTAMTPLTGAIEQVPSTVSAIKVDGKRAHQLVREGAEVQLKSRPVTVDEFAAHAFRRDGEYLDVDVSVECSSGTYVRALARDLGAALGVGGHLTALRRTRVGPYGLDHAITLDDLFETPRLSYGIDEAIAAGFATRTITDEQAVDLALGRWLDPVGMPGVYAAVTADGRAFALLQESGKRASSVFVVRPSA
- a CDS encoding ABC transporter substrate-binding protein codes for the protein MTIASRPNRRRFLAVTLAVATAATLAACGSGDSEAGPSDTRVVRHAMGETSVPVDPKRVVVIDSPHLDALVALGITPVGATVSSANDGFPGYLRDKLSGTVSVGSTTSPTIEEIAALRPDLIIGSKVRHEKMYAQLSGIAPTVFSVDTGTNWKEQANITASAVNRTAEMDTKLAELDARATAVGKQVGAPGTTLSIVRFRANGFRLYGPETFSGSVIASMGFSLPQKAWGQYSMIETSLENFAEIDGDTVFYTEGANAAATAKTVTGRWGALPAVAAGRAFAVEDETWMVGIGVLGAGRIIDDVQRLVKPKP
- a CDS encoding ion transporter yields the protein MTPTTDAQLAPYPRKPPVLWTDWAMVVLAFVSVGLIVWITFFDVSETTRTTVLIADAVICVVFAVEFLYRWRQVGWHRRFLLVNWYELLGMVPAIIVPSPAPRLFRLIRIAVALARLARAIDRLYGDRITAAVVNRATDTVVDAVKRPITIAVLDEVAAVLKAGHYTKNIAAALEENKPEMTGMILETIKNDPQTKRVKYIPFHDEIIQLIVDTTFRMVLQVLADERTDELVSDMLRENIDQIRDTVKRKEEAAARPGTGNTVVTSPPAS